CTTAAATGCAAAGCCGGGTACGGATATTCGCCGTGAAGTTTCAAAGCGTCTTGCGTCAAGAAATTACACTCTGCTTATGATGAAGTCCAGTGAGCTTACTCTTGAAGAAGTGTTCCTCAAGATCACAACGGGCGATATATACGGTAATGTCGGCGACAGCGTTGATAAGCTGAAGCTGTCAAAGTAAGCGGAAAGGCGGAATAAAAATGTTTGCAATATTTAAAAGAGAACTGAAGGCATATTTCACATCGCCGCTCGGCTATGTGTTCCTTGCTATTTTTTACGCATTTTCGGGATTGTTCTTTTATATCTTCTCCCTGTCTGTAGGCTCGACCGATATATCAAGCGTATTCCTGATGATGTTCATAGTGCTTATGGTTTTCGTGCCTCTGCTTACTATGCGACTGCTTTCAGAGGACAAGAAGCAGAAGACGGATCAGCTTATTCTGACTGCTCCCGTAAGCCTTTTGTCTATAGTAATGGGCAAGTTCCTTGCGGCTTATGCAATATTTGCGATAGGCGTTGCGGTCATGCCCGTATACGGCTTTGTAATGTCGACCTTTGCGACGGTTTCGTGGCTCCCGATATGGGGCAACACCGTAGGTCTTTTACTTCTCGGCGGTATATTCGTTTCTATAGGTCTTTTCATATCATCACTTACGGAAAACCAGATGATAGCGGCAATAGGCGGTTTCTTTATCAATCTTATGATACTGCTTATGAATACGCTGAAAAGCGCACTCCCCAACGGATTTTTACAGGATGTGCTTTCAAGCATCTCGGTATATTCGAGATACTCTGAGATAACAAACGGAATATTCAGCCTGTCAAGTCTGATATTCTTTGTGAGCGTTATCTTTATTTTCCTGTTCCTTACGGTAAGAGTACTTGAAAAACGCCGCTGGGCATAAGCGATGACTATGATAAAGGGATAAAGGAGAAAACGCATGAGT
This window of the [Eubacterium] siraeum genome carries:
- a CDS encoding ABC transporter permease, whose translation is MFAIFKRELKAYFTSPLGYVFLAIFYAFSGLFFYIFSLSVGSTDISSVFLMMFIVLMVFVPLLTMRLLSEDKKQKTDQLILTAPVSLLSIVMGKFLAAYAIFAIGVAVMPVYGFVMSTFATVSWLPIWGNTVGLLLLGGIFVSIGLFISSLTENQMIAAIGGFFINLMILLMNTLKSALPNGFLQDVLSSISVYSRYSEITNGIFSLSSLIFFVSVIFIFLFLTVRVLEKRRWA